In Eucalyptus grandis isolate ANBG69807.140 chromosome 4, ASM1654582v1, whole genome shotgun sequence, the following proteins share a genomic window:
- the LOC104442848 gene encoding very-long-chain aldehyde decarbonylase CER1 translates to MASKPGILTEWPWKPLGSFKYMILAPWAIHGTYQFISKGAGERDSSYFLVLPFLLARLLHNQIWISYSRHRTAKGNNRIVDRGIEFEQVDRESNWDDQILLSGILFYVSHMIIPQASHLPLWRTDGVIITVLIHASVVEFLYYWLHRALHHHFLYSRYHSHHHSSIVTEPISSVIHPFAEHMAYFMLFAIPMFTTLFVRTASMVSLTGYILCIDFMNNLGHCNFELIPYWLFTIFPPLKCLMYTPSYHSLHHTQFRTNYSLFMPLYDYIYGTVDQALDSTYETSLRREEDSPDVVHLTHLTTPESIYHLRLGFASLASHPHSPKWYMWIMWPLTLASVVWTWIYGHSFILERNAFKKLKLQSWVIPRYNFQYLLQWRREAINALIEEAILDANKKGVKVLTLGLLNQGEELNTNGELYIQKHKDLRTKLVDGSSLAVAVVLHSIPKGTGQVLLKGNLNKLSYAIAHALCARDIQVNVASKDEHEKLKRSLNGKYRGNLILSRTFSQEIWLVGDGIAEEEQKKAPKGTLFIPFSQFPPKQIRKDCLYHSTPAMTIPRSFDNLHSCENWLPRRVMSAWRVAGIVHALEGWNVNECGIKMFDIEKAWEASLQHGFRPLALPPM, encoded by the exons atggctTCCAAACCAGGAATTCTCACCGAATGGCCATGGAAGCCTCTGGGGAGCTTCAAG TACATGATTTTAGCCCCGTGGGCGATTCATGGCACGTACCAGTTCATTTCAAAAGGGGCAGGCGAAAGGGACTCCAGCTACTTCCTCGTACTCCCTTTTCTGCTGGCAAGATTGCTTCACAATCAGATCTGGATCTCGTACTCTCGCCATAGGACAGCTAAAGGCAACAACCGGATCGTCGACAGGGGCATCGAGTTCGAGCAGGTGGATCGAGAAAGCAactg GGACGACCAGATCTTACTCAGTGGGATTCTATTTTACGTGAGTCACATGATAATCCCTCAAGCCTCTCACTTGCCACTTTGGAGGACAGACGGCGTGATCATTACTGTCCTGATTCATGCCTCAGTCGTGGAATTCCTCTACTACTGGCTTCACCGAGCTCTCCACCACCATTTTCTCTACTCTCGCTATCACTCTCACCACCACTCCTCCATTGTCACGGAGCCCATCTCAT CTGTAATTCATCCATTCGCGGAACACATGGCGTATTTTATGCTATTCGCAATACCCATGTTCACAACACTGTTCGTGAGAACTGCTTCAATGGTGTCCCTCACTGGCTACATCTTGTGCATTGATTTCATGAACAACTTGGGTCACTGCAATTTCGAGCTGATCCCCTATTGGCTCTTCACCATCTTTCCTCCCCTCAAATGCTTAATGTACACTCCATC GTACCATTCATTGCACCACACCCAATTCCGAACAAATTACAGCCTTTTCATGCCACTCTATGATTATATATACGGAACAGTGGACCAAGCATTGGACAGCACATACGAGACATCCCTTCGAAGAGAGGAAGATTCGCCAGACGTGGTGCATCTGACGCACTTGACAACACCAGAGTCCATCTATCATCTTCGATTGGGATTCGCATCCCTCGCGTCTCATCCCCACTCGCCCAAGTGGTATATGTGGATCATGTGGCCTCTCACGCTCGCATCCGTGGTGTGGACCTGGATCTACGGCCACTCTTTCATCTTGGAGAGGAACGCCTTCAAGAAACTCAAGTTGCAATCTTGGGTGATTCCAAGATACAATTTCCAA TATCTATTACAATGGAGAAGAGAAGCCATTAATGCCTTGATAGAGGAAGCTATACTGGATGCTAACAAAAAAGGAGTCAAGGTTCTGACCTTGGGCCTTCTCAATCAG GGAGAGGAATTGAATACGAATGGTGAATTGTACATTCAAAAGCACAAAGATTTGAGGACCAAGTTGGTGGATGGAAGTAGCTTGGCCGTGGCAGTTGTGCTCCAcagcattcccaaggggactggCCAAGTTCTCCTCAAAGGCAACCTTAACAAGCTTTCTTATGCCATTGCCCATGCGTTATGTGCAAGGGATATCCAG GTAAACGTAGCTTCTAAGGATGAGCATGAGAAGCTCAAAAGGAGTCTCAATGGAAAGTACAGAGGCAATTTGATCCTTTCGAGAACTTTTTCTCAagag ATATGGTTGGTAGGAGATGGAATTGCCgaagaagaacagaaaaaggCACCCAAAGGAACGTTGTTCATACCCTTTTCTCAATTCCCTCCGAAGCAAATCCGCAAAGATTGCCTTTACCACAGCACTCCGGCGATGACCATTCCCCGGTCGTTTGATAATTTGCACTCTTGTGAG AATTGGTTGCCGAGAAGGGTGATGAGCGCTTGGCGAGTAGCAGGGATAGTGCATGCATTAGAAGGATGGAACGTGAACGAGTGTGGAATCAAGATGTTTGACATAGAGAAAGCATGGGAAGCAAGCCTCCAGCACGGGTTCCGTCCGCTGGCGCTCCCACCCATGTGA
- the LOC104441319 gene encoding sister chromatid cohesion protein DCC1 isoform X2, giving the protein MRSFLMMSFIRVLCTQSKTYAVKFVGTSNSVLLIPSSNQVPEDEASQDGNQKKCDHDVASVIKSAPGHLELVEIAPKLDKLKLLLSENPYKLEDVSAMEMEEIETEKIGLYRWHDLVNEMQASEEELKSGLKALSAVEIGGYWRLVDESCIGMILKMLLHNSVLNDWMLSALDEDEVLHVLEADGFPRMIAHHCLSVFGDKVDKGEGRSVWRLNERRVCVHYARDVLREGKMRIDNFIDEWKKRVPEEMVANIHMLDGEVLKEKLGVETWVRPFRVSSLPSDPSERFSILFKERPKWDGRDLEPYIRDLSVPGLSLEGLLLKFTRRVQSSPEAEPVFSAR; this is encoded by the exons ATGAGAAGCTTCTTGATGATGTCATTCATCAGAG TTCTCTGTACTCAGTCTAAGACATATGCTGTGAAGTTTGTGGGTACTTCTAACTCCGTACTTCTCATACCCTCTTCAAACCAAGTGCCAGAGGATGAAGCTTCCCAGGATGGTAACCAGAAGAAGTGCGATCATGATGTTGCATCTGTTATCAAATCAGCACCGGGTCATTTGGAGCTTGTTGAGATTGCTCCTAAACTGGATAAGCTTAAGCTGCTTCTCTCAGAGAATCCTTATAAGCTTGAGGATGTTTCAGCaatggagatggaagagataGAAACAGAGAAAATTGGATTGTATAGGTGGCATGATCTTGTAAATGAAATGCAGGCAAGTGAAGAGGAGCTAAAATCTGGATTAAAGGCTCTTTCAGCAGTAGAGATTGGTGGATATTGGAGATTAGTAGATGAATCTTGCATTGGCATGATCCTTAAAATGCTTTTGCACAACTCAGTCTTGAATGACTGGATGCTGAGTGCACTTGATGAAGATGAAGTTCTCCATGTTCTGGAAGCAGATGGTTTCCCTCGCATGATAGCACATCATTGTTTATCAGTGTTTGGTGATAAGGTCGATAAGGGTGAAGGTAGATCTGTCTGGAGACTAAATGAGAGACGGGTTTGTGTGCATTATGCCAGAGATGTCCtcagagaaggaaaaatgagaATCGATAATTTTATTGACGAGTGGAAGAAGAGGGTGCCTGAGGAGATGGTTGCCAATATTCACATGTTAGACGGCGAAGTTTTGAAGGAAAAGCTTGGGGTTGAAACATGGGTACGACCATTTAGGGTTTCGTCATTGCCATCTGATCCATCTGAGCGGTTCTCCATTCTTTTCAAAGAACGTCCAAAATGGGATGGGAGGGACCTAGAACCCTACATCAG gGATCTGAGCGTTCCAGGTCTTTCTTTGGAAGGTTTACTCCTAAAATTCACCAGGAGAGTGCAATCTAGCCCTGAAGCAGAACCTGTTTTCAGTGCAAGATAG
- the LOC104441319 gene encoding sister chromatid cohesion protein DCC1 isoform X1, whose protein sequence is MEPCTPSVSGGAEAVLALQENSSISVAYHPLYGPHDDLILLELDEKLLDDVIHQRVFLRGHPDENAVLCTQSKTYAVKFVGTSNSVLLIPSSNQVPEDEASQDGNQKKCDHDVASVIKSAPGHLELVEIAPKLDKLKLLLSENPYKLEDVSAMEMEEIETEKIGLYRWHDLVNEMQASEEELKSGLKALSAVEIGGYWRLVDESCIGMILKMLLHNSVLNDWMLSALDEDEVLHVLEADGFPRMIAHHCLSVFGDKVDKGEGRSVWRLNERRVCVHYARDVLREGKMRIDNFIDEWKKRVPEEMVANIHMLDGEVLKEKLGVETWVRPFRVSSLPSDPSERFSILFKERPKWDGRDLEPYIRDLSVPGLSLEGLLLKFTRRVQSSPEAEPVFSAR, encoded by the exons ATGGAACCTTGTACGCCCAGTGTTTCAGGAGGAGCAGAAGCAGTTTTAGCTCTTCAGGAAAATTCTTCAATCTCTGTTGCTTATCACCCTCTTTATGGCCCACATGATGACCTAATTCTTCTTGAGCTTGATGAGAAGCTTCTTGATGATGTCATTCATCAGAG GGTTTTTTTAAGGGGCCATCCTGATGAAAATGCAGTTCTCTGTACTCAGTCTAAGACATATGCTGTGAAGTTTGTGGGTACTTCTAACTCCGTACTTCTCATACCCTCTTCAAACCAAGTGCCAGAGGATGAAGCTTCCCAGGATGGTAACCAGAAGAAGTGCGATCATGATGTTGCATCTGTTATCAAATCAGCACCGGGTCATTTGGAGCTTGTTGAGATTGCTCCTAAACTGGATAAGCTTAAGCTGCTTCTCTCAGAGAATCCTTATAAGCTTGAGGATGTTTCAGCaatggagatggaagagataGAAACAGAGAAAATTGGATTGTATAGGTGGCATGATCTTGTAAATGAAATGCAGGCAAGTGAAGAGGAGCTAAAATCTGGATTAAAGGCTCTTTCAGCAGTAGAGATTGGTGGATATTGGAGATTAGTAGATGAATCTTGCATTGGCATGATCCTTAAAATGCTTTTGCACAACTCAGTCTTGAATGACTGGATGCTGAGTGCACTTGATGAAGATGAAGTTCTCCATGTTCTGGAAGCAGATGGTTTCCCTCGCATGATAGCACATCATTGTTTATCAGTGTTTGGTGATAAGGTCGATAAGGGTGAAGGTAGATCTGTCTGGAGACTAAATGAGAGACGGGTTTGTGTGCATTATGCCAGAGATGTCCtcagagaaggaaaaatgagaATCGATAATTTTATTGACGAGTGGAAGAAGAGGGTGCCTGAGGAGATGGTTGCCAATATTCACATGTTAGACGGCGAAGTTTTGAAGGAAAAGCTTGGGGTTGAAACATGGGTACGACCATTTAGGGTTTCGTCATTGCCATCTGATCCATCTGAGCGGTTCTCCATTCTTTTCAAAGAACGTCCAAAATGGGATGGGAGGGACCTAGAACCCTACATCAG gGATCTGAGCGTTCCAGGTCTTTCTTTGGAAGGTTTACTCCTAAAATTCACCAGGAGAGTGCAATCTAGCCCTGAAGCAGAACCTGTTTTCAGTGCAAGATAG